The segment AGCGGATGACGCTCGCTGAGAAGATCGGGCAGATGGACCAGATCGCCGTCGCGCGCGTGCAGGGCGACTGCGAATGGAGCGGGGGCGCGCTCAACCAGGCGTGCCTGAAGAACGTGCTCGTGGACAACGCGGCCGGATCGGTTCTGTCCGGCGGTGGCATGGGGCCCGCCGCGAACACCCCGGGGGACTGGGCGGCCATGGTCAACGCCGTGCAGAAGTACGCGGTCGACAACTCGCGGCTGCACATCCCCGTCCTCTACGGCGTGGACGCGGTGCACGGGCACAACAACGTGCTCGGCGCGACCGTCTTCCCGCACCAGATCGGCCTGGGCGCGACCTGGGACCCGGCCACCGTCAAGGCCGCGGGCGCCTCCACCGCCCGGTCCGTCGCGGCGACCGGCATCGACTGGAACTTCGCGCCGGTGGCCGACCTCGCGCGCGACCAGCGCTGGGGCCGCTACTACGAGACGTACGCCGAGGACCCGCTGCTCGCCGGCACGCTGGCGGCGGCGAGCGTCAACGGCATCGAGGGCGCGGACGGGGCCAAGCGCGTGGCGGCCACCGTCAAGCACTTCGGCGGCTACTCGGAGCCGTCCAACGGCCATGACCGGGTGCCGGCCGATGTCTCCCTGCGCTATCTGCAGGACACCCTCCTGCCGTCGTACAAGCAGGCGGTCCAGGCCGGTGCGGACACGGTGATGGTCAACTCCGGCGCGGTCAACGGCGTTCCGGCGACCTCGTCGAAGTACCTGCTCACCAAGGTGCTGCGCGAGCAGTGGGGCTTCAAGGGCGTCACGGTCAGCGACTGGGAGGACGTACGGGCCCTGCAGACCCGCTACCGGATCGCCGCCGACTACCCGGAGGCGATCGCGCTCGCGGTGAACGCGGGCCTGGACATGGCCATGGAGCCGTACTACGCCACGGCGTGGAGCGAGGGGCTGAAGGCGGCCGTCGACCGGGGGCTGGTGACCGTCAAACGCATCGACCAGTCGGTGAGCCGGATCCTGGCGCTGAAGTTCAGGCTCGGGCTCTTCGAGCACCCGTACGTCGACGCGTCCAAGGCCGACGCGGCCGTGCTCGGCGCCGACGCCGCGCTTGCGCGCAAGGCGGCCGCCGAGTCGCAGGTGCTGCTGCGCAACGAGGGAAACACGCTGCCCATTGCCGCGTCCGCGAAGAAGATCGTGGTCGCGGGCTCGTACGCCGATGACATCAACGACCAGGCGGGCGGCTGGACCATCGGCTGGCAGGGCGTGCCGGACGGTGTGGCTCTGCCCGGCACGACCGTCCTGGCCGGCATCCGGGAGGCCGCTCCGGCGGGCACCGAGGTGGTGCGGGCGAAGACGGACGACGAGGCGGTCGCGCAGGCGGCCG is part of the Streptomyces sp. NBC_01262 genome and harbors:
- a CDS encoding glycoside hydrolase family 3 N-terminal domain-containing protein produces the protein MRRLATLATAAACVAAVATVPARADGPLYTRAGASVEQRVNDLLKRMTLAEKIGQMDQIAVARVQGDCEWSGGALNQACLKNVLVDNAAGSVLSGGGMGPAANTPGDWAAMVNAVQKYAVDNSRLHIPVLYGVDAVHGHNNVLGATVFPHQIGLGATWDPATVKAAGASTARSVAATGIDWNFAPVADLARDQRWGRYYETYAEDPLLAGTLAAASVNGIEGADGAKRVAATVKHFGGYSEPSNGHDRVPADVSLRYLQDTLLPSYKQAVQAGADTVMVNSGAVNGVPATSSKYLLTKVLREQWGFKGVTVSDWEDVRALQTRYRIAADYPEAIALAVNAGLDMAMEPYYATAWSEGLKAAVDRGLVTVKRIDQSVSRILALKFRLGLFEHPYVDASKADAAVLGADAALARKAAAESQVLLRNEGNTLPIAASAKKIVVAGSYADDINDQAGGWTIGWQGVPDGVALPGTTVLAGIREAAPAGTEVVRAKTDDEAVAQAADADVTVVVVGEKAAAEGSADSPRPELSAGQQALVKALKATGKPVVTVVIAGRPLVLGDAAGTDALLMSWLPGTEGGHAVADVLFGKVNPSGRLPVSWPKDLGNEPLYYQQLPGTNGGPESSYDALYAFGAGLSYTTYGFDAITADKATVGTGSTVGLRVTVSNTGTRDGDLVVPVYVSRPTSDVLAPDRKLVAFTRVALKAGETRTVRLRVPPGVLAVTPGDIDGSAKQAVERGAYTFTAGQKSVAVTVR